In one window of Duganella dendranthematis DNA:
- a CDS encoding AI-2E family transporter, with product MTETQRDVLSAGFSLTLIVLAAFVMQRFFLPLIWAGILCVATWPMYVRLRARIGHPILSAALLTLVVAAIFIVPALLGVAQAARQAPELANYIVSANTDGVPVPDFLAHLPVVGDSIAEWWQATLSQPHGLAHLFSDREINGFHSASDIIKVAGVGFMHRLVDFGLAFLCLFFFYKDGEVLNRQIMNIGSRWFSEQRWAQYSEKIPTAIRATVNGLVLVGLAEGVLIGIAYWLAGLKSAVLWAAATGILAIIPFGAPIAFVSAAAVLAFGGALPAAIGVAAWGTVVLFVADHFVRPGIIGNATRLPFLAVLFGILGGVETLGLVGLFIGPVVMVLFVTLWHEAQSHHADVG from the coding sequence ATGACCGAAACCCAGCGCGATGTCCTCAGCGCCGGATTTTCGCTGACGCTGATAGTGTTGGCGGCCTTCGTGATGCAGCGTTTCTTCCTGCCGCTGATATGGGCAGGCATTTTGTGCGTGGCGACCTGGCCGATGTATGTGCGGCTGCGCGCGCGCATCGGCCATCCCATTCTGTCGGCCGCCTTGCTGACCTTGGTGGTAGCGGCGATCTTCATCGTGCCGGCCTTGTTGGGCGTGGCGCAGGCGGCACGGCAGGCGCCGGAGCTGGCCAACTACATCGTCAGCGCCAATACCGATGGCGTGCCGGTGCCGGACTTCCTGGCCCACCTGCCGGTGGTTGGCGACTCCATCGCCGAATGGTGGCAGGCGACGCTGAGCCAGCCGCATGGCCTGGCGCATTTGTTCTCCGACCGCGAAATCAACGGCTTCCATTCGGCCAGCGACATCATCAAGGTGGCCGGCGTCGGCTTCATGCACCGCCTGGTAGACTTTGGCCTGGCCTTCCTGTGCCTGTTCTTCTTCTACAAAGACGGCGAAGTGCTGAACCGCCAGATCATGAATATCGGCAGCCGCTGGTTCAGTGAACAGCGCTGGGCGCAATACTCTGAGAAAATCCCGACCGCGATCCGCGCCACCGTCAACGGCCTGGTGCTGGTTGGCCTGGCGGAAGGCGTGTTGATCGGCATAGCCTACTGGCTGGCTGGTCTGAAGTCCGCCGTGCTGTGGGCGGCTGCGACCGGCATCCTGGCCATCATCCCTTTCGGTGCGCCGATTGCCTTCGTCAGCGCAGCAGCCGTGCTGGCGTTTGGCGGCGCGCTGCCAGCCGCCATTGGCGTGGCAGCCTGGGGCACCGTGGTGCTGTTTGTGGCGGATCACTTCGTGCGACCAGGCATCATCGGCAACGCAACGCGCTTGCCGTTCCTGGCCGTACTGTTCGGCATATTGGGCGGGGTCGAAACCCTGGGCCTGGTCGGACTGTTTATTGGTCCGGTGGTGATGGTGCTGTTTGTAACGCTGTGGCACGAGGCGCAAAGTCATCATGCGGATGTCGGCTAG